A single Brienomyrus brachyistius isolate T26 chromosome 11, BBRACH_0.4, whole genome shotgun sequence DNA region contains:
- the tmod2 gene encoding tropomodulin-2 gives MALPFKKDLEKYRQIDEDEILNKLSEEELKQLECALEEMDPENALLPAGMRQKDQTSKADTGPFDREKLLTYLEKEAMEHKDRDDVVPFTGEKKGKVWVPRQKPVEMRKEEVTTLDPELEEALSSATDTELCDLAAILGVHTLVTSTQSYDGNGSKEAYSNVVKGEKVKPIFDEPPNPTNVEETLQRIRSNDAPLTEVNLNNIKNVPIPTLKDFAKAMEKNTHVKKFSLAATRSNDPVAMAFADMLRENRSLKSLNLESNFITSTGIQALVDALRDNDTLTEIKIDNQRQQLGTKAEMEIAKMLESNRSIVKFGYHFTQQGPRARAAAAITKNNDLVRRKRVEGDA, from the exons ATGGCGCTGCCATTCAAGAAGGACTTGGAGAAGTACCGACAGATTGACGAAGATGAGATCCTCAACAAGCTCTCAGAAGAGGAGCTAAAGCAACTGGAATGCGCTCTGGAGGAGATGGACCCAGAG AATGCGCTGCTCCCAGCTGGCATGCGGCAGAAAGACCAAACCAGCAAAGCTGACACGGGTCCCTTCGACAGAGAAAAGCTGCTGAcatacctggagaaggaggctATGGAGCACAAGGACCGGGACGATGTGGTCCCTTTCACTGGGGAGAAGAAAG GGAAGGTGTGGGTACCAAGACAAAAGCCTGTGGAAATGCGCAAAGAGGAAGTGACGACCCTTGACCCAGAACTGGAAGAAGCCCTTTCCAGTGCCACAGACACTGAGCTCTGTGACCTGGCAg CGATCCTGGGTGTGCACACGCTGGTGACCAGCACGCAGAGCTACGATGGGAACGGCAGTAAAGAGGCCTACAGCA ACGTTGTTAAAGGAGAGAAGGTCAAGCCGATTTTCGATGAGCCGCCCAACCCCACGAACGTGGAGGAGACCCTGCAGAGGATCCGGTCCAACGATGCCCCTCTGACAGAGGTCAACCTGAACAACATCAAG AATGTTCCTATTCCGACACTGAAGGACTTCGCCAAGGCGATGGAGAAGAACACACACGTGAAGAAGTTCAGCCTGGCAGCAACGCGCAGCAACGACCCCGTCGCTATG GCCTTTGCCGACATGCTGAGAGAGAACAGGAGTCTGAAGAGTCTCAACTTAGAGTCCAACTTCATCACCAGCACAGGAATCCAGGCGCTGGTTGACGCTCTGCGGGATAACGACACGCTGACAGAGATCAAGATCGACAACCAG AGACAACAGCTGGGCACCAAGGCAGAAATGGAGATAGCCAAGATGCTGGAGAGCAACAGGAGCATCGTGAAGTTTGGGTACCACTTCACCCAGCAGGGCCCGAGAGCCAGGGCCGCTGCGGCCATCACCAAAAACAACGACTTGG TCCGCAGGAAGCGAGTGGAGGGAGACGCATAG